Below is a genomic region from Persicimonas caeni.
TCTCGGCTCGGGATTGCACGCAGGCACGTTCATCAGTGTGCGTCCGAACGAATCACTCGAGTTTCTCTCGAAGCTCGAGTACCGCCGGGTCGGCGAAAACTACCTTCCGGACTATGTAGGCCCGCTCTATGCTATCGAGCGCTACCAATTCAAAGGTTGGGGGCTGAACTTGCCTGCGCCGAAGGTGCGCGCGGCCGCGAGCATTGACGCTGGGGCCTCGCACGGATTCTCGGGATCGATCACCGCGCGCATGCATCGCCTCTTCAGCGTCACGGCCACGTACGCGGATCATCAAGGCCCGGCGAATCAAACCGTACGCTTTAGAGCCTCCGCCCGTCCGGTCGAGACCGTTCAGCTGGGTCTTTTCTACCACAAGCAGAATTTCGACGAGTTCTCTCAGGTCCTCGACCTCGACGGTGCATTGGTGGTCGCCGAGTCGCGCGTTGGAATTTACGGGCCTGTCTTCGCCCTGGGCACCTATGGACGCATGTGGCGTCTGGCGGACAACGGGCAGTATCAGACCATCGACGACTGGAATGTGGGCTTGGGCGCATCGATGGGTTTTTAGAGCGGCGCTGCGATGGACCGATTCTCCAAACGTACCGGCGGTCTATGGTTGATGCCCCTGCGGCTATTGGTCGTGCTGGCGATCTGGCTGCCGGTGTTGCTCGCTGCGGGTGGCGGCTACTACCTCGCCCAACTCGCTGACGAAGTGCCGCAGACCCCAGACCTGGAGCGCCTCGTCTCGTCTTCGCCGAGCGCCGTCGAGACACGCACCGGATGGCGCCTCGCTGGGCGCCGTGCCAGCAGACCAATCGAGCTCTACGACCTGTCTCCTGTGACAATCAGCGCGTTTCTGGCCGCCGAGGATGCCGAGTTCTTCGAGCATGACGCGTACAATGCCAAGGCGATTGTTCGAGCCTTCTTGGCGAACATGCGCGAAGGCGACACGGTCCAGGGAGCGAGCACGATCACCCAGCAACTCGCCAAACGATTTGCGTCGCGAGAGAAGACACTTCGGCGCAAGGTCAAAGAATTGTTGATCGCCCGGCGCCTCGAGGCCACATATTCGAAGACACAGCTTCTCGAGACGTACCTGAACACCGTGTACTTCGGTGAAGGCGCTTTCGGCATCTCGCAGGCGAGTTGGACCTATTTCGGCAAGTCCGCAAGCGAGCTCGAGGTGGCCGAGGCTGCTGTGCTGGCGGGTCTGCTGCCGGCTCCGAGTCGGTACAATCCGGTCGCGGATCCTGAGCGAGCGAAGAGTGAGCGTGACGCAGTGCTTCGTCGCATGGCTGAGTTGGAGCTACTCTCCGAGGAACGTGCAAGATCCGAGGTAGCAAGGCCGGTCGAGGTCGTGTCCCAGCGTGACGTGCAGCCAGAGCGCATGCCTTATGCTGCGTCTAGCGCCCTGAGGGCGCTCGAGCGCCATTTCGACGACAAGGCGTGGGCAGAAGGCGGGTATACGGTGGTCATGTCCCACAGCCCGGTCAGGCAGGCGCGTGCGCGAAGGAGTGTGCGCGCCAGCGTCGAGGCACTCGACCGCCGGCAAGGGTGGCGCGGCCCGCTCGGTCGGGCGTTGGATGCAGAGGCCGTCGATTCCCGGCTCGAGCAGCAGCCGACGAATGCCGCGTACGTCTTGGCGCGCGTCGTCGCCGTAGAGCGGGAGCGGGCGATGCTCCGCGCGACAGGCGAGAAGAGGATTTCTCTTGCGCTGGGGCAGGCCAAATGGGCCGCACCGGCCGAGCGCGATCGCCACTATAAGCGTCCAGCCGAACTCGAGGATCTGCGCGATATCTTGCAGCCCAACGACCTCGTCACCGTGCGCCGTGGCGAGGACGGCTGGGCGCTCGTGCAACCGCCATCTTACGAGGGCGCCTTTGTCGCGATCGACTCGCGCACCGGCGGCGTGTGGGCATCGGTTGGCGGTTTCGACGCCGACCAAAGCATCTTTCATCGCGCCGAACAGGGGTGTCGCCAGCCGGGAAGTGTCTTCAAACCGATCGTCTACAGTGAAGCGATTTCGCAGGGATTGACCGCGGCGACCATGCTCGCCGACCTGCCCAAGAAGTTTGCGACCGGCCGCGGCACCATTTGGCAGCCGAAGAACGCCGATCGTGATTTCAAGGGATACGTGATCTTGGCCGACGCCTTGGCGTGGAGTCGAAATATCCCCACCGTGCACCTGATGGAGTATCTGGGGCGCATGAGCGTGGTGGCGCGGGCGCGAAAATTGGGCGTGCGTTCCGAACTCGACACCACGTCGTCTGTGGCACTGGGGGCGAGCTGTGTGCGTCCTGTGGAGATGGCATCGGTCTATGCCGCCTTTCAGCGGGGTGGGCGCATTGTCGATGTCTCACCTGTTGCCCATATCCGTGACCGGGCGGGCGACGTGTTGGTAGATCGGGAGCACTTCGCAACACCCGATTGGTCGACGGCCGCGCGTCTCGATCGCCTCGCTTCGGTCGACAAGCCTGCGAGTTCGGGGGTGAGCAGCGAGGTGGCGTTTATCATCACGCGGTTGCTTCGCCGTGTGGTCACCGCGGGCACGGCCCACGAATTGCCTGATGAGTGGCAAGTCGCAGGCAAGACCGGCACGACCAACGAGTTCGATGCTTGGTTTGTCGGATTCGACGGCGAGTTGACCGCGGCCAGTTGGATTGGAAGCGACAAAAATGAGCGCGCCCTTGGAAACGGCGAGCACGGAGCCACGGTCGCCATGCCAGTCTTCGAGGGGTTCTACGGCGACTATGTCGTCGAGGCGCCTGCGTTGTGGCAGCTTGAGCCACCGGAGCGCGTGGTGCAGCACCGCATTGATGCGCGAACAGGGCTGCGCAGCCGCCCGGGAGAGCCGGGCGTCGAGCTCCCGTTCATCCAGGGCAGCGCGCCCACTGAGTTGGCGCCAACGCGGGGAACGCGTCAGGCCGAGCAAATCGACTCGCTGATTCACGAATTTTAGGTGCTGGGGACCTATTCGTCCTCAACTTCGTACTCGATCGTGCCCGAGCCGGGTGTGGATTGTTTGGCCGGCGTTCCGCTCTCGAACGTCTCGGCGCGGTCGAGGATAGAGGCGGCGAGCTTTCGATGGGCTTCGAAGGATTTGGGCATTGCTTGCAAGCTGTACGACACGATGAGGTCGTCGCGGCGAAAGTGCCACAGCTGTAGCTTGCGCGCGGTCTTGTCGATATTTCCGGAGACACGCACCGTAAGTCCGCGTGTGGGTGTCAGGTCGGTAGGGGCCACCTCTTCGAGCTTGGCCTGTTGGACGGTCGCTTGCAGCGCATCGACCAGGCGCTTGCGGTAGGCGTCGCTGGCGAAATCAGGGCCGAGTGGATTGCCGAGCTCGACGGTTAGCTGAAGCAACGAGCCGTCGCGGTGCTGCGCAAACCAGCGTACCGGCCCGTGATCGGGTTGCTGGACCTTCCAGTCGTCGCCGAGCATCGACAAATCGAGTTCGAGCCCGGTGGCCGGATCTCGCCAGACACGCTCATCGAGGGTCGCCTTTTGCATGGTCTGCACCAATTCGTCGCGGCGCGTGGGCTCGAAGCTCGTGGGCAGGCCCTGTCGCGGTGTCAGTTTGACTGTGTGCGACTCGAGTAGATGCTGGGCGCGCTCGCGCTTTTTGGCGCCCGGCTCTTTGGAGAGGAGCACGCCGACTTTGAGGCCCTGCTGGAACACGACGAAGTGCGCATCTGCATCTTTGGCATTGGCGAAACGTTGACGCAGGCGCTTCTCGAAGGCGCGCGCGACCTGCCGTGCACTTTCTGGGGTGTCCCACAATGACAGCCATTCGAAGCGCGCCGGGGCGTCCTCTGTGGCGTCGAAGACGCGGTAGGCGTCGGAGACGTACCCGGCGTAGACGGTGCGCGCCAGGCGTGGATCGATCACGTCCTCGAGCCACATCGCCGCGATCGAAGGTCCGACGAGCCCCGCTTGGGTGGGCTTCGCGTCTTCAGGCCAAGTCCAATCGCCCACGGGCTCGCCGCCCATCCACTGGTCGGGGCGCACGACGTCTGAGGAGCGCTTGGGCGGCATGAGTCGGGTGAGTTCCACGCCCGACCAGCCACTGCTGCGATACAACGCTGCAGCGAGCGCCCAGCCTTCACGCTGCAGGAGTGCGCGCTCGCGGGCGCGAATCCGGACGGTTGGTGTTGCGTCCTGGGCACCGGTCGCGCGCAGCCACTGAGTCAGCACCGGCAACTCAGTCGCGAGGGCGGGGCGGTCGGTCACAAGCGTCACGTCCAACTCCGGGTGGTGGGCGTCGAGAAGGTGGTGCGTGAGCGCCAGAGAGACCGTCGCGTTTTGGGCTGTGGCGACCGCCAGATGCTCATCCCAGGAGGAGGGTGTCGGCATCGGGTCGAAGTGCTGGGCGTCGATACCCTCGACGAGCGCAGCCAAGATCGCGGCTTCACGTTGTGGGGCGCGAGTGTGTCCGCCAAGGTACAGGACGCGGTTCGTCTCGGCATCGTAACGAGCGAGGTCTCGAAACGGCGGGGTGGCGATGGTTTGGGACGGAGTCGAGTCGACGCCGAAGAGTTGCTCCAATAGGAGTCGTCGCTCCGTGGCGACGGGCTGGGGGAGAGCCGGAGGGGAGCCGAGGTCATCGGCGGAGGAGACGGCGACGAGTTCGGGCTTGCGCTCGAAGGTCCGGTCGCGCAGCGTCTCGGCACGAGCGACCAGCCGGGTTGCTTCATCTTCACTCAGCGCCGCAGCTTCGGCGGGTGACGTCGACGTCTCGGGTCGCTCGGGCTTGGATGTCTCGCAGGCGGCGGCGAACGCCACGAGCGCGGCAGCGAAAAAGACGTAATATCTCATCGACATGAGTCGAACCATAGCTGGAAGAGGAGGCGGACGAATTCGACCGCTATTACTGGGATACGGCGTGAGGCGGCCGACGTCAATTTTCGCGCCACCGCAATTACCCAACCGAACGGTGTCAGACACCGTGTTGAAGTGGCTCAGATGGCCTTCTGGGCTGGATCTGGAGGGGGTGTACGTGGGGAGAGGGGCGGCCGATTGAGTTGGCAGTAGCCTCTGGTTGCAATTGCGTCCAAACCTAGGGGACTGAGAGTCCTTGTCGGGCGGGGCGTTTTGTACTGTACGGGGAGCACGCAGATTCGAGCACGCATATGTGCGCGCTCGCTTCCGGTTTAATGGCGCGAGTGGGGGTACAAAGGCTGGGACAGCGAATTGGGGGGCCTCAGTTGAGGTGAGACGGTGGCTCGCGCCGAATACTGCAGCTGCCGCCCACGCAGAACTGGTGGCCCGGTGGGATGGTCCCGTCGGGAAACTCGACCTCCGACTTGCCCTCGCGCCACCTGCCGACTGCGGTTCGGTACCGATCGACGAGAAGTCGTCGGTCTTCGCGGTACTCCTGGCGCTGCTTGAAATCGCCGCCGTGGCACAGGGGCCGAGGCGCCTTTTTCGGCTTCCTCGGAGAATCGCTCCATTTCACACTGAGCGCCTTCTTTGGCCCAGGGCACGGCACGGTGCGCAGTTTGGCTAGTTCCCCAGCGTGTGTGTGGCACTCGTCGACGATCTTTTGGTGATAAGCCTCGTCGTCGAGGCCCTGCCACTGCGGCAGCTTGGCCATCTCGAGGGCATACCGCTCGGTGGCCATCTCGATGAGCTCGGCTTCGGTCTTGTCCTTGTTTTTCCGTTTGCGCTTCTCCTCCCAGTACGTCTTGCGGTTGACCACCTCGCCCACCATGGGCTCGCCAGACGTGTGGATGTCCCACGAGCACAGCCCTGGCCACTGCTTCGGGTGGTGCACGAGGTTCGATTCACTTGGGTTGCACACGATGTAGCGCAGACGCTGGAGCATCGCCTCGTCTGTGAGGACCTTGGTCGCGGTGTAGCGGCGCTCCCAGAAGGTGCCGGTGCGGTTGCGTAACTTGTTGATCTTTCTGGCCAGCTGGCTCTGGAAGTCGCGCATGAACAGGTGCATCTGCAGCGAGCGGCAGCGCGCCAGGATGTGGAAGTGGTTGGACATGAAGCAAAACGCGAAGATCTCGACCCCATACATCCAGGCGTATTTGGCCAAAAGCCCCAGGATGATGGCGTTGACCTGCTCTTCGGGCAGAAGCGCATAGATCTGGTGCAGCGTGCGGTTGCCGAGTTCGTAAATGGCGTCTTTTTCTTGGTTACGCAGCGGGTGTCCCATGTGCCGTGCTCCGTGAGTAGATGAAGGTTCGTCTACAGCCCTCATTACGGTTTTCGGCAAAAGGGGGCGATTCGTTGCGTGATCGAGCAAATTTTTTTGCGGAGACGCGGCAGAAGATCGGCTCTCCGATCGCGCTGTGACGCGCATAAAAGCTAACCCACACGGTGTCTGACACCGTCTCGGGGGTGGGGCGAGATCGGGGTGGATTTTCTGTTTGCAGAAATGGTGTCAGACACCGTGTGGCTGGTTTGCAGAAATGGTGTCAGACACCGTGTGGGCGGCGTGTCAGTCGTGGTGGAAGATGTGGCAATGCCGTGGCGGTTCCGTTAAGTTGACACTGTGAACGGTAACGTCGCAGGAAGTATCAGTGCCCAGTCACGCTCCGTCCCAACATCCCGTGGTCCTACGCTCAGAGGACTTTCGCTACTTTTTGTGGCGGCGCCACCATCAATCTACTGCGCTCGACGGGTTCGTGCCGGAGTTGTTGGCTACCGACGGGCAGACCGTGCGGAGGATGATTGCCGACCGCACCCAGCTGGCCTTTCAGCAGTTCGACTGTGAGCGCACGGCCCAGGCGATTGTGGACTCGGTCGAGTCTCACTCGACGGCGGGCATCGGGATTTGCGGCTACTCGATGTACTCCGACGCCGAGGCCCTAGCGATCGTGCACACCGGAGAGAAGCTCGACGCCGGATGGTTGGCCTTCCCCTACACGACCAGTGCCTCCGGTCGGCCTGCCGGAATCCCGACCCTGCCGGTCTACTTGAACGAAATTCCGACAGTCCGCCTCTGTGGCGGCGCCCACCTCCACTGGCGGCACTGCCGCCTTGTGCTCGAGGTTGCCATCGAGCAACGCTCCGAGGGGCACGATGCGCCGCTTCAGATCGATCTGCTCGACCACCTTGCCAGTTGGAGACTACGCACCACCGTGCTCGAAAATGGACGCGCCAAACTTGTGCGGCTGCCGGCCAGACAGCACTCGGAGGTCGAGATTTGCCGCCCGTCTCCCACTCGTGCCGAGGCCAGTTTCGAGATTGACGCCAATCTCTATCGCCAACTTGTCGATCGCGACGAACTCAGCGCCTGGCTGGTCCTCGACTTCGACCGCCGCCTGTTTTGTCTTCCGTCTGAATGGGCCACCTGGTGGTTCCAGGTGCGTTTTCCTCGCCATATTCAGTGCTGACCGTGGCGAGCTGTTCTCCTCCACAAGTTGCTTTTTGACGCTGCGGAAACACCTTTGGCGTCGACATTGCCAACAGTGCGCATCTCATGCATCCTCGTGGGCAACTCCCGAGGCTAAAAAATTCTGACATCACGGAGCCACCAAATGAATCCGGACATCTTCCGCAAGTACGATATTCGCGGCATCGCCGAAACTGATCTCGACGACGCGACGGTCGGCCTAATCGGCCGTGCCTTCGGCACCAAGCTAACCCGTCAGGCTGGCAAAGGTCTGCGCGTAGGCATCGGTCGCGACGCGCGCGGCTCGAGCGACCGCATCTTCAAGGGGCTCTCCGACGGACTTCGTAGTTGCGGCATCGACGTCATCGAACTCGGCATGGTGCCCACTCCGCTGGTCTACTTTGCCGCGCACACCCACAAGCTCGACGGCGCCATCCAAATCACCGGCAGCCACAACCCCGCCGAGTACAACGGCTTCAAAATGATGATGGGCACCGACACGCTGCACGGTGAGGCCATCCAGGAGCTTCGTGAGATCGCCGAGGCGGGTGATTTCGCCTCAGGTGACGAGGGCGAATTGCGCGAGTACCCCGATCTCATCGACGAGTATGTCGACTGGGTCAAAAACGACATCGAGCCGGGTGAGCGCACCTTCAAGGTAGCGCTCGATAGCGGCAACGGTGTCGCCGGGGTGGCCGCACCGCGGCTGGTGCGCGAGGTCTTCGGCTGCGAGGTGGTCGAGCTTTTCACCGAGCCCGACGCATCGTTCCCCAACCACCACCCGGACCCCACCGTCGAAGAGAACCTCGAAGACCTGATCGAGACGGTGCGCGAGCAGAACTGTGATCTCGGCATCGCCTACGACGGCGACGGTGACCGTATCGGCGTGGTCGACGAGAACGGCAAGACCATCTGGGGCGACAAGCTCATGATCGTGCTCAGTCGGGCGCTGCTCTCAGAGATCCCCGGCGCCACCATCATCGGCGAGGTCAAGTGCTCCCAGACGCTTTATGACGACATCGACGCCCACGGCGGCGAGGCGATCATGGCGCGGGTCGGTCACAGCCTCATCAAAGCGAAGATCAAAGAGACCGACGCCGAACTCGCCGGCGAGATGAGCGGGCACATCTTCTTCAATGATCGCTTCTTCGGCTTCGACGACGCTCTCTACACCACGTGTCGCACGCTCGAAATTCTGTCGAAGACCGATCAGCCGTTCTCCGCACTGCTCGAGGGTGTACCCGAGACCTTCGCCACTCCCGAGCTTCGCCTCGATTGCGACGAGAAGCTCAAGTTCGAAATCCCCGG
It encodes:
- a CDS encoding penicillin-binding protein 1A yields the protein MDRFSKRTGGLWLMPLRLLVVLAIWLPVLLAAGGGYYLAQLADEVPQTPDLERLVSSSPSAVETRTGWRLAGRRASRPIELYDLSPVTISAFLAAEDAEFFEHDAYNAKAIVRAFLANMREGDTVQGASTITQQLAKRFASREKTLRRKVKELLIARRLEATYSKTQLLETYLNTVYFGEGAFGISQASWTYFGKSASELEVAEAAVLAGLLPAPSRYNPVADPERAKSERDAVLRRMAELELLSEERARSEVARPVEVVSQRDVQPERMPYAASSALRALERHFDDKAWAEGGYTVVMSHSPVRQARARRSVRASVEALDRRQGWRGPLGRALDAEAVDSRLEQQPTNAAYVLARVVAVERERAMLRATGEKRISLALGQAKWAAPAERDRHYKRPAELEDLRDILQPNDLVTVRRGEDGWALVQPPSYEGAFVAIDSRTGGVWASVGGFDADQSIFHRAEQGCRQPGSVFKPIVYSEAISQGLTAATMLADLPKKFATGRGTIWQPKNADRDFKGYVILADALAWSRNIPTVHLMEYLGRMSVVARARKLGVRSELDTTSSVALGASCVRPVEMASVYAAFQRGGRIVDVSPVAHIRDRAGDVLVDREHFATPDWSTAARLDRLASVDKPASSGVSSEVAFIITRLLRRVVTAGTAHELPDEWQVAGKTGTTNEFDAWFVGFDGELTAASWIGSDKNERALGNGEHGATVAMPVFEGFYGDYVVEAPALWQLEPPERVVQHRIDARTGLRSRPGEPGVELPFIQGSAPTELAPTRGTRQAEQIDSLIHEF
- a CDS encoding transposase; this translates as MGHPLRNQEKDAIYELGNRTLHQIYALLPEEQVNAIILGLLAKYAWMYGVEIFAFCFMSNHFHILARCRSLQMHLFMRDFQSQLARKINKLRNRTGTFWERRYTATKVLTDEAMLQRLRYIVCNPSESNLVHHPKQWPGLCSWDIHTSGEPMVGEVVNRKTYWEEKRKRKNKDKTEAELIEMATERYALEMAKLPQWQGLDDEAYHQKIVDECHTHAGELAKLRTVPCPGPKKALSVKWSDSPRKPKKAPRPLCHGGDFKQRQEYREDRRLLVDRYRTAVGRWREGKSEVEFPDGTIPPGHQFCVGGSCSIRREPPSHLN
- a CDS encoding phosphomannomutase/phosphoglucomutase; its protein translation is MNPDIFRKYDIRGIAETDLDDATVGLIGRAFGTKLTRQAGKGLRVGIGRDARGSSDRIFKGLSDGLRSCGIDVIELGMVPTPLVYFAAHTHKLDGAIQITGSHNPAEYNGFKMMMGTDTLHGEAIQELREIAEAGDFASGDEGELREYPDLIDEYVDWVKNDIEPGERTFKVALDSGNGVAGVAAPRLVREVFGCEVVELFTEPDASFPNHHPDPTVEENLEDLIETVREQNCDLGIAYDGDGDRIGVVDENGKTIWGDKLMIVLSRALLSEIPGATIIGEVKCSQTLYDDIDAHGGEAIMARVGHSLIKAKIKETDAELAGEMSGHIFFNDRFFGFDDALYTTCRTLEILSKTDQPFSALLEGVPETFATPELRLDCDEKLKFEIPGVVAKEYADDHEVNTIDGVRVKFDNGWGLVRASNTQPVLVVRVEAKSADDRDKYLKELKEAIERAKQELKG